In the genome of Paenibacillus pabuli, the window ATAACCGCCGACAACGCCGATCGCCTTGGAAAGAGTACCAATTTGAAAGTCAATGTGGTCGGACAATCCAAAATGCTTCACGGTTCCCGCACCTGCTCCGAGAACGCCCGAACCGTGGGCATCATCCACATAAGTAATCAGATCGAATTCTTCTGCTATTTTCACAATTTCGGGCAGCTTTGCTAAATCACCATCCATGGAGAACACCCCGTCGGTAATGACCATAATTTTACGGTACTGACCGGATTCCTTGGCCTCTTTCGCCTGCTGTCTTAAATCATTCATATCCGAATGCTTATAGCGAATCACCTTGGCTCTCGACAGGCGGCAGCCATCAATAATCGAAGCGTGGTTCAGCTCATCGGATAAAATCGCATCATGCTGGTCCATTACCGCGGATATAGCAGCCATATTACAGTTAAATCCCGATTGATACACGATAACGGCTTCCGTTTTTTTGAAACGGGCGAGTTTTTCTTCCAGCTCAATATGAAGATCCATCGTACCATTAATTGTCCTCACAGCCCCTGCGCCTGCCCCGTATGTCTGCGACGCCTTAACTGAAGCATCAATCAGGCGTTGATCTGTTGCCAGTCCCAAATAGTTATTGGAAGACAAATTGATTAGGGACTTTCCGTCGATACGAATAACAGGACCATTTGCACCCTGCAGTGTATCGATGACGTTATATAAACCTTTAGTCTTTAGATCTTCGATGTTCGAACTTAAAAATTGATCCAATGCTTGACTTGACATTCCATTCCCTCCTCAATATACGTATGTCCTCGTACAGGAGACATAGCATTCTCCAAAAAAACCTGTTATGAAAGGAGTTTATCTAATTTTAATGTAGCATCTTTTTTATTTTTTGTACACATGTGGCGGACAAAAAAACAAAAATATCCGCAAATATTCATAGCGATTGCTTCCCCCATTCCCCGAAGCAATCACTACTAAATCTTTGCTTATATCTTTTGCTGCTCGGTAACTTCTTGTGCAGACATTATTTCTTTTGCTTATTCCTTTCAATCAATCGATTTACCCCGGTTCATGTTCGCCTGTAGCAAAAGCTTCCTCTTCAATATAATAGACACTCGTTTCTCCCGAAAAATGTCGACGCCATTATGCGAGAAACGGGTGACCGCGGAGTTGATGTCGTGTTCAACACCATCGGCGGCAACACATTGTCGCGCAGCTCCGACACGCAAGCACTCTTTGAACGAAGCTACTTTTCACGCCCTTGCGCAAAGGCATAATGCCATAGCAAAAA includes:
- a CDS encoding glycine C-acetyltransferase, with protein sequence MSSQALDQFLSSNIEDLKTKGLYNVIDTLQGANGPVIRIDGKSLINLSSNNYLGLATDQRLIDASVKASQTYGAGAGAVRTINGTMDLHIELEEKLARFKKTEAVIVYQSGFNCNMAAISAVMDQHDAILSDELNHASIIDGCRLSRAKVIRYKHSDMNDLRQQAKEAKESGQYRKIMVITDGVFSMDGDLAKLPEIVKIAEEFDLITYVDDAHGSGVLGAGAGTVKHFGLSDHIDFQIGTLSKAIGVVGGYVAGKKQLIEWLKLRSRPFLFSTSLPPAAIASCSAAVDILMNDKELIEKLWENGNTLKNGLRRLGYDVGQSETPITPCIIGDEVTTQQFSKRLYEEGVYAKAIVFPTVPKGTGRIRNMPTAAHTKEMLGQVISVYEKVGKEMKLI